The region ACTCAACTTGAGCTCCCCAGCGAACAAAGCGCGTGTCTTGTTCAATCAGTTGCTCAAGCTTTTCTTCGTAATCGACAAAGTCACCATAGCCTAACAAAATGATACCATCGGCTTTGTTGGAATCTTCAAATTCCGCATGCCAGTCGTCATTCATTTGTTGAAAAGACACCAGCAGATCATAGCCCTTGTCTGAACAGGCTTTGGTGATACTGCCCAGCATAGATAAGAAAAACGGATTAATTAATGAATCGTCATTGGTGGGATCTTCAAATAGCAGCAGGGCTAACGTACTGCTTTGTTGCGAGCGCAAATTGCTGGCGTTTTTATCCACTTTGTAATTGAGTTCACGAGCAATCGCTTGCACTTTTAAACGGGTTTCTTCGTTTACCAGTGGGCTATTTCTCAGTGCGCGCGATACGGTTGACTGCGAGACTCCCGCGCGATAAGCAATGTCAAAAGAAGTGGGTTTTGATTTCAAAGTAAGAACCAACGAACGATCAATAGTAAAATAGTAACGTTTACCGAATGTTAAGTATAGATTTTCTCTTTTTTCACAAAGTGCATTAGACGTTAGCTGTACTTTGAACTTTACTTTAGCGCACAGCAATTCATCACAAATTTGATGCCGTAAATCCCCTAATTACACATCTGCGCAGTAATTTGTTTACGATATCGGTATAATCTGAGTTCATGCCTAAAAATGTTTGAAAATGGTTGGCGTTAAGTTGTCTAAGTCTGTTTGGTTACGTTATTCACTGATTGGTTCATTACTTTTGATTATGCTTGCAACTGGCTTTGCCGCGATGCAGCACCTAATGAGTTTAGATACTCGCTCAATGAACCAAACGTTGCCTGCAATCAAGGTTAATTCAAGTTACTTTATCGATAAAAATAATACGCTAACCGCTGGCGAGGTGGTTAATGGCGAGGCGGCCTTTATCCATGCTCAACCTAACGATATTCCCTTTGCGCTGGGAGAAAGTGCTTATTGGGTGAAATTCTCGTTGAATAATCAGCGCAATCAAGACGCTTCACTAGTGCTGCATATTGATAACGCTATGTTGTCGCAAGTTAATGTGTTTCAAATAAACGATCAGGCTGGCCAGTCGTTAAAGGCACTGAATCAAAGTACCTTGATAGCGACAGCGTTTCCACATTTGAAAATTGAATTGCCAGCAAGAGCAAGTCGCCAGTTATTAATCAAACTGAAAGCCGGAGGCCCACCTGATATTCCTCTTATTTGGTATCAAGCCGCGCAATTTGAGACTAAGCAGTCACTGACTCGGCTATTATTCGGCGCAGCTATTGGCGTGCTCACGGTCATTGCGCTGTATAACTTAGTTATTTTTACGGCGATTCGCGACAAAGTTTACTTGATTTATATTGGCTATTTAATTGCTGCTTTTTTTGTTTTGGCAACGGTTAATGGCTACGGCTACCTGCTTTTTAGTGCCCAAATTCAAAATGTTTTAAATTACTACTCACTTTTCTTTCACTACTGCCTATTGGGCTTCTTGGTATTGTTTACCTTGTACTTTTTAAAGTTTGATAAAGACAAAAGTAAGCTGTTAACCATTGGGCACTACAGTGTATGGGCTTTGTTAGTACTGAGTTTTGCAGGCTTTGCTTTACCGCATGGCCTGCGAGCTAATATTTTTTTTAGTTTAGTGCCTATTTTCTATGCTTATTCAATTACTTTGGTCGTAATAAAGTTACGTAAAGAATTTGGTTGGGCGAGGTTTTACGTGATTTCTTGGGTGCCTTTGCTCATTGGTGCTGCTATTCAGCCGCTAGTTTTACTCAATGTTATTGAATATTCATTTGTGCTGCGCAATGCATTTTTAATTGCCGTGATGTGTGAAGTCACCTTAATGTCGTTTGCGCTTGCTGAGCGTATGCGTCGTCACGAAGCAGAGCGCATGATTGAAATTAGCTACCATCCTAGTTCAGGCATTCCGCGCAAAAGTACGCTTGAGCGGGCGTTATCGCGTTTAATGACCTCACCTCAAGCAAAACTCAGCGTGCTAGTGATAAAGCCTGAGCACATTGAGCGCGTGGCGTTGTACGTCAATGATGCGATGAATACTGAGCTGTTTAAGCGCTTGTACCAAAAGTTAACGCCGTTATTTGCATACAATGATGCGATTGAACCCATAGGTATGAAAGGGGAGAAAATTGCCTTAGTGTCAGGCAACTCGCTCGCCATTGTCGTCAACCAACACACCAATCAGCAATCGTTAACAACGCTTGTTTCTTCTATCAATACATTAGTTGAAGAGGCATATCGCATAGCAGATTTGCAAATTCCCTTGCAGGCGAATGTCGGTGTTGCCAATTATCCTGAGCATGGTCATTTGCCTTTTGTACTCGTTAACAAAGCACTGCTGGCGCTGCCTGATGCGGAAAATAACACCAGTAAGTGGGCGATTTTCGCTGAGCACCAATCAGATACCAGTGGTTATCGCTTAAAACTTGCCGCAGATATTCACGCGGCGATTGAACAGGGGCAATTTGAGTTGTATCACCAACCGCAAGTTGATTTAAAAACCATGCGAGTGTGTGGTAGTGAGTGTTTGATCCGATGGTATCGCGATGGTGACGAAGAAACCGAGGCTGGCTTTGTGCCGCCAACGTTATTTATTCCTGTCGCTGAAGACATGGGCTTAATTAACAAGTTGACTCGTTGGGTTATCAAGCAAGCGATAGCACAACACAGTATTTTGTTGGCTCAAGGTTATAAGCATCACATGATTTCCATCAATATTAGCGGCAAAGACATTTCTGCCGAGGGATTTTATGAGTATGTTGCCGAAGCAATTGAAGCGGCTGAAATTGCTGCTAACAAAGTTGTGTTTGAATTAACGGAATCGGCCACGATTACTAACAACGCACAAGCGTTAGCTGCGATTGAACAGCTCACTGAGCTAGGTGTCACCATTAGTATTGACGATTTTGGAACTGGCTATGCGTCAATGGCGTATGTCAGTGAACTGCCATTTAAAGAACTCAAGGTTGATCGCCAGTTTGTGCAAAATGTCGGCGATGATAAAAAACGTAAAACCATCGCTGAAACGACTGTTAGAATGGCAAAAGGTTTGGGGCTAGAAGTGGTTGCCGAGGGCATTAATAGCCAGCAAGACGAAGACCTGTTAAGAAAGTTCGGCTGCGATATTGGGCAAGGCTACTTTTATGCGAAGCCGATGGCATTTGATGATTACTTACACTGGTTAACCGAAGAGGTGAATGGGCGTTCACCGGCGCCACTTGAAGGTGAGTTTATCTCTAAACATTCGGTCTAATTACCGACCGTTGTATTTAGTGAATGACTCCGCTGTGTAGCCATTTAGCTTTATTTCACAGTTTTTAAAAACTGACCTGGAGTAAGGGCAAAGTGGCTTTTAAATGCGCGGGTAAAATGAGCCTGATCAGTAAACCCAAGTCGCTGGGCAACATCGGCAATATTAGCCTGAGCATGACTCAGTAAGTCTTTCGACTTCGTTAGTCTTAGGTTCATCAGGTATTGATATGGCGTTAATCCAGTACACTTCTTAAACTCTCGAAGAAAGTAAAACTTACTGCATTTTAGCAGCTCTGCTAGGTCATCAACGCTAATATGCTCTCCCATGTGTGCGTTAATGTAATCAGTCACTTTGTCGACATGGGATTGGTCGAATTTTGACTGTTGCTGCTGAGTGTTTTGTAAATCGAGATAGTTAGAATAGTGCTGAATATAGTGTGTGCTTAGTAAAGCAAGTAGTTGTTTTAGGTACACTTTGCCATTGCGCCCTTGCGCTGACACTTCCAGCAAAAACAGCTCCATTATGCCTTTAATTGTGTCATCAAGTACATTGTAATTGTTTAAAAAACTGAGTTTTTCTTGGTCTAAATTCAGTGGACAATGAGCAAAAAATACCGAGGCCTCAACCGCCAAAATAACAAAATAGCAAGGCTCAGCGATAGTGTGAGTAAATGGGGTGTTAGGCGGGTTTATCCAAATATTACCGGGCGCTGTTTTTAGTGTTATCACACTGCTTTTCTCGCCAGCCTGCCAGTGCAAGTCCTCATCGAGTGCTAACGCAAAGTAGAAATAGGGGGTATAGACATTTTGTGGATAAAAATGAGGAGAAGTGCCTTTTTCTAAGATAACGCCAGACCACTCAAGCTGGTGGCTTGATAACTCAATGTCTAATACATTGCCGCAGTCAGACGTTTGTTCGGTGTCGGCTTGAATAAACTGTAATTGCGATTTCATTTTGCTTGTTCTGCACCTTCTCAGGTTATACGTACCTAGTTAACTATGTCTGGCTAATGTTTCCTAGCCAAAACTTCCTAGTCAAAGCTTCCTAACCAAAAGCTCCCTTGCCAAAAACTATAACCAGCCAAACAGCAGTCGACAACACTTTGCCGTATTCACGGATGTGACTATTTACTTAGTGCTGAGCCTGGCAATAAATTACAAAAAATTAAGCACGAATCTTCAATATAGCGCTAATCCACGTCATTACACTTGTTCCCAACATCGCAAGAGGAAAGCTCATGGTTAAGCCATTATTCATTGGTCTGCTGGCCGCACTATCAATACAAGCAAGCGCTACAGTCATTAAATCATCAAGTGTAAGTGAGGAAAACGTTATGCAAAACATTCAACTGAAAACTAAGGTTGGCGAACTAGCGGCAAACTTATGCCTGCCACAAAACGCAAACCAAGGCAGTGAAAAGTTACCGGTTGTTATCGTCACTGGTGCTTGGACGACAGTTAAAGAACAAATGCCTGCGGTGTATGCAAGGGCATTAGCTGAGCAAGGTTATGCAGCATTAACCTTCGATTTTCGTGGCTGGGGCGAATCTACTGACAAGACTCAATACCTCGAAGACCCGCAACGTAAAATTGCAGATATTCAAGCCGTGATTGATGCTGTTCAGGAAGTGGGAGACGAATTTACATTCGTTGATACAAAGCGCATTGCTGGCTTGGGTATTTGTGCATCTGCGGGTTACATGCTGGATGCGGTGTTAGCCAACGAAGGCATAAAAACCGTGGCTGTCGTTGCCCCTTGGCTTCATGACAAAACCCTCGCCACTGCCATATACGGTGGTGAAGAAAACGTTAACGCTTTGCTGGCTGCCGCTCAAAACGCTGAGCAAAGTGAACTATTGGTTACTATTGAAGCCGCGAGCCTAACGAATCAAAGTGCCTTGATGTATCAAGCCCCTTATTACACCGAAACTGATCGCGGGTTAATTCCTGCATACGACAATTTATTCAATGTGGCTTCGTGGCAAGGGTGGTTGAACTACGATGCGCTGCAAAATGCTGAGGCTCAGGACAAGCCAGTGTTGATGGTGGCGTCTGACGCTATGGCACTGCCGGCTGGTACAAAGCAATACCTAGATAAAGCTGGCGCTAATGTGCAAGCAATTTGGTTAGACGGTATTTCCCAATTCGACTTTTACGATCAGCCGAGTGCCGTTACACAAGCCTTGCAGGCAATTGACACTCATTTTAGTAAACACCTATAAGCTGGGCACTGCTACTTTACTTAGCACCAGTAAAGTAGCTCATATAACTTAGCTTAATCGTAATTTAAGTGGCGGACTAGTAAGGCACCTAGCTACTGGCTTTGCCACTTAATCGCCACTTCATTAGCAAAAGTAAAAGGTGATGCAATGCAAAAAATACTCTGTTTATTGATACTGTGGAGCGTGATCATGACAACCAATTCAACCCATGCGGCTAATGCGCCATTAAGTCAAGACGAAGCGCAAGTAAGAAGTGCGATTTACAGCTTTTCTGCGCTTGCTGACCAAAGTGCTTTTGAGTACCTAGGTACATTATTTGCCAATCAGGTGAGCCTTGATTACACCGAATTGTTTGGTGGTGAGGTGCACACAATCAGTAATCAAGCGCTAATGCAACAGTGGGCTGGCTTTTTACCGGGGTTTGATACTACATTCCATGAACTAAGCAATATGCGTGTTGTGATGGAACAAGGTGAAACTGATTGGCATAGCGCTCAAGTGACCGTAGATTTCACCGCCAGCCACTGGCTTGGTGATTCAGGCTTTTGGGCGATATCAGGCGTGTATCAGTTTACGCTGAGCAAAGTAGACGGACACTGGGCGATTAGCCATGTGAAGTTGTTTGCCAAAAATGAATCGGGCAGCAGGGAAGTCCTCGCCAAAGTCGATACCTTGGCTGCAAAAAAGTTAGCTGCGAAACGCCAACTACTCGTTAACATTGATTAATCATGTTGGAATTGACCAACTCTACTGCTGGGAGGTTTGGAGTAGAGCTTGGCGCTAGATTTTAAGCCCAGTTAGAAGCTAGACAATAAAAAAATGCCAGCTCCTTTCAGAAAGCTGGCATTTTTAAGTCTTCTTCTTGGCTTTTATTCGCAAAAAACGGATATAAATTTCAATGCCAAGCTGAAAGCGTTACGATCTTTTTACATCCGCGTTGTGATAGATGTTTTGTACATCATCACAATCTTCTAGCATCGCAATAAACTTGTCGAAATTGGCGATATCTTCTTCGCCTTCAATATCCGTGTACGTTTGCGGTACCCAAGTGATTTCTTCAACTTCTAAATCAAATTCAGGCATGCTGTTAGCAAATTCTGTTTTGATTTTGAAAAACTCAGTGTGTGGTGCATAAACGGTAATAATGCCGTCTTCTAACTCAACGTCAGTCACGTCAATATCAGCCATCATTAGGTTTTCTAGCACAGTCTCGTCATCTTCACCTTTGAAAGCGAAAACGGCTTGATGGTCAAACATATGAGAAACAGTACCCGTTGAACCAATTTTTGAGTTGGTTTTGGTAAAGCACTGGCGTACATCTTTGATCGTACGGTTACCGTTATCTGTTAAACAATCGATAATGACCATGCAGTTACCTGGGCCAAAGCCTTCATAGCGCGCCTCGGCGTAATCTTCACCGCCAGCACCACTGGCTTTGTCGATGGCTTTGTCGATAACGTGTGTTGGCACTTGATCTTTCTTCGCTTTGTCAATCAAGCTACGCAGTGCAAGGTTGCCATCAGGGTCGACACCGCCACTTTTCGCAATTGCGTAAATTGCTTTACCGTATTTTGAATAAACTTTAGTTTTTTGGCCGGCGGTTTTGGCCATAGACTCTTTTCGGTTTTGAAACGCTCTACCCATCTTATCTATGCTTCTTGTTTACAATGATTCAATGGCTAGATTTTAACAGTGAGTGAAGCCTTTTTGCTAGGGGCAGATACGATTGAATGTTTGATTTACGCTAGCAATTGGTATCAAAAGAGCAATGTGGCTATCAAAAACAGATAACCACAGTTTATTGAGTTGTTAACATAACAGCCTCTTAATGGGACGCTGTAATATTTATTCGACATTTAACTTTCGCATCGCTTATTGAGGCTATCGCTGTCGAAAATACACAGCCTTATCTGAACAAATAGAACCTTGTTTTGGTGACTTTTTGGCGATGGCAAGCTTGTTGCTAACCGCGGATACAGTTTGCATCTTACTCTCCTACACTCGCTGTTTGATACCTAGCTCCCTTGTTGTCGCCATAGCTGATGCGCTTTAGTGTTAACAAGTTATTTTTAACAATGGTGTTGTTGTCAACCAATAAGGCGCTGGTAAAGTCTTCAAGTGCGCCGACATTATCGTCTGCTAAATAACGCACTATCCCTCGGTTACTGTAGGCCATTGATTTTAAAAATAGCTTCTGAGCGCTTGGCCCTGTCACCTTGTCAATTTGTTCGACGGCAAAACTGCAAGCCTTATCGGCTAGCGATAAATCGTTTAGCTTAATATTGGCGACACACATGCCCATTGCTTGGTTATAGCTGGAAATCGGGTCTTGCTTTGCCGACGCTAATTTATCAAGGCCAAGCTGGTAATCACCGGCAATAATTTCATCAGAGCCAGGGGCATTTTTGACAATGGCTAGTTTAAGGCCGTTTAATTTCGCGTCGGTGGTGACATTTTTAGCGGCGACAGCAACAGCGCTGGCCGTTGTGCCGAGGAGTAATACAAGTGCTGAAATCTTACTCAGTTGTTTATTCATGATGCTCTCCTTCTTCAATTTATGCTTACTCAAGTAAATGCCTACTAGAGTTAGTGCTTAACTGAAATGTGCTCAGTCAAAGTGTCACTCACAGAGGGGGATATCTGTAGTGACACCTTAACTGTAGAGAGGAGTGCGGCGAACTGACAAACGATAAAAACACACGTATTAGGTGAATAAATTTCGCCTATTATCGCGATGTCAAAAAACTCATAGCGAGTCTAGTTGCTGACTACTGGGCTGAACAGCTGAGTATATTTGCGTTTATTTAGTTAGCATTGAGTTAATCTGCAAAGTTGTCCTTCACCCAATTGGCAAAAGTCGTGAGTTCAGCGGCACTTTCGATATCCTCATGTTGGATCAGGAAGTATTTATCGTTAGTGACCAGTTCTTGGTCGAATAATTTCACCAGTAATTGCTCACTAAACCATGCCTTGCTAATTGGCATGGGCACTAACGCTATCCCCATACCTTGCTGTGCTGCGCGGGCGACACCAAACATGCTGTCAAATTGAATAATTTGCTTGGGGTCGAAATTCGGTACATCGTTTTTGTCGGCCCATTGGTGCCAAGACCACGGACGCGCTTGATGGAGGATCAAAGGTACCGAACTCAATGCCTCTTCCCCGTGCGCCGCCCATTTACGGTAGAGCTTTTTGTTGCACGCTGGCACATAGCGAATAGGGAATAGTTCATGCACGACGCTGCCATTTGGCTTGCCATTGGCTAAAACTATCGATAGATCTGCGCTTGCGGGCGTTTGGCTAGCAGACTTTACTGTTTCCAATTGTAAGTTAATATCAGGATTCAGCTCAGCCCACTCACTGAGCTTTGGGACGAAAAGCTCACTGGCAAAAAATTCCGGTAAACTAATGGTGATGGTTTTATTTTGCTGGTTATTCGTAAAGTCAGCGATGGTTTGCTCTAAGTTGGTGATAATAGGGTAGACAGATTTATAAAATTGTTTACCTGCACTGGTTAGCTCAATTGAGCGAGTTTGGCGTTTGAAAAGTTGGGTACCCAGCTGATCTTCTAGTTGTTTAATTTGGTGACTGACCGCCGAGGGCGTCAAAAACAACTGGGATGCAGCATGCTTAAAACTTAAACATTTAGCAGCAATGCAAAAAGATCTGAGTCCACGAATTGGGGTTTGAATGCTCATGATGAAAAATAACGCTACGAAGAGTCCTTGCTTGAAAATCAAGTTAATTTAAGCAAACGCTAGACCATGGCTATTTGTATAATTAAAACAGGAGGTTAGTGAGTTCTTGCTGTTTTTTGGCGCTTCCCAGTGCGCCATTGTGAAGCGGGCGCTCTAAAGTGGTGCAAAATAAAGTGAGGTCGAAAAAAAGGGCGCTTAACAAGCGCCCTGACAAATAAAGTAAGTGTCTAATGATTTAGAAATCGGGGGAGATTTCGAAAACAAGATTAGAATAAATGCACTACAGGATAATGACAATTGAGAAGAAATCACTTAACGCATTAAATTATTTCACGTATGACTTTTGAACATCATTTCATTGAATATCTATGCTTTTGACCATGCTGTGTTTACCTTTGTCTCTTGCTGAAGTCTTTGTCTCTTGCTGAGGCCTTTGTTTCTTACTGAGACAATGACACAGCTCAATTATGTGGGCGCATAGTAAGCCCGGGCGAAGTATTGATTTCTCCCTGTGGATCAACCGTAGCAACACTATTGCCACACAAAAGCACCGCTATCAAACCATGCTCTGAGTCACGCGTGAAGGCAAAATGATAGCCGTATTGTATTAAGCTATTCACAGAAAACTTTTGCGACATCGTCATATTACTCAATCGCTCGCTTTCGCTCGCGCGAGATTGTCGCCTATCGTCTCCGCTTAGTTTTTTTAACCTTGACTCCATTCGGTCGCTCCAAAATTGCAGTCGTACTTTCAGTATAGTATTTGACCTAGGTTAGGTCGATAACCTCAATTGCAGGCTAGTTTGGCGAGTGCATTGCTAGTGCGCGAGTAGCTGGCAAAGTTCATTAAAAGGCAACGGCCGACAGAGCAAAGAGCCTTGAATAAAGTCGTACTGTTGAGCAAGTAAAAGCTGCTGCTGTCAGGCGCTTCGATAGATAAATTTAACCTGTGCAAAATCAATCACTAGTACGTGAGTCTGTGGGACTAACCAAGTTTGGAATTGAGCATGGGCATTGCACCGCCTAAACTTATTGGCAAGTGCAACAAAATCACAATGTCACTAGTTGTAAAAGAGTTACCCAGTTTCTAAAGCAGCAGTACTGGACGGAGTCGTTTCGTTGTTTGAAGTTGTTGGGGAGCGTCTGCCAAGCGTAAGCGAGTAGCGCATAAGCAAGCTTAGCTTAATATAGGCAGCCCATTCAGAGTTTTTCCTATCCATTGTCAAACCAGCCATGGCGCTGGGTAACCGTGTTTTTCTGTCGGTATTTCTGTCAGCCGTATTGTTAGTAGCTTTAATGCTGAGAAACTAAAAGGACGAGTTATGGATATGTTAAGTGTGAATGGTCAATTATCGCCAATAAGCAGCAATAGTAATGAACTCGCAAACAGTTACCAAGGGCACTTTGTCAAAATTGCCTTTAGCCGAGAAATCTCCGGGCAAGCAGTGTTTAGCAAAGACAGGGCCGAGGTTAACGCCAACGGCGAATTCAGGTTTTTTGTTCCACCTGCGAGCTTAGTCGTTGATCAAGCGGTGACTATCGAAGTGTACGCACCAAGTGGCGAATTACTGGCCAAACTTTATGTCAGTCATGGTAGCCTCAATGCCGCCGATATCAAGCTCACTGCCGCCGATAACAGCCAAGCATTTGAAATTAAAGTTGACCCTAAACTGATTAGTGTTGGTGATATTAGCCCAGTTGCCGAGCAAGTGATAAAAGTGAAAGGGCGGGTGGTTGATGTCTCTGGGAATGGCAAAAATGTCGGATTACAGGTGCTTATTTTTACCACGCAAGGCAGCGAAAGCGCATTTAGCATCGGCAGCTTTCAAGCGGTAGCATCGGCGAAAACAGATAAAAGCGGTTATTTTTACTGCTCGTTAGCCAACCAAGTGGTGAGCAGTGCCTACGGCGTTATTGCTGGTATGGAAAGCGAGCCCATTGCCATTCCACTTGAAGACAGTCGCGTGCCAAGCAGTGTGATTTTGGTGGCTGATCTTGCTACTTTTGACGAAGACAAAGGCTGCGGTTGTGATACTGAGGTGGAAAGCCAGCCGGATAACGCGGATTTAGTCAATTCTAGCGCTTTTTCTCAAGATGTCGGCGGCAAGTGCATCGACTTTACCGTGCCTAACCGCACCTTGGAAGAGTTTAGTTTTTACCAAACAGTACGCACGACAGAGCCGGAAATTCGCGGCTTAACCATAACAGCCAGTGAAACTGATAAAGTACGAGATCAGCTAGCGTTACATTCAGAGCACGCCTTTGATTTAGTGGCTAAGCTCAACGCTTCATTTAGCTCGATGTCATTGCTCGCATTTTCGGTGCAGGAAGACCAGGAAGACAATGGTACGGCGAAACC is a window of Thalassotalea euphylliae DNA encoding:
- a CDS encoding LysR family transcriptional regulator, which gives rise to MQTPIRGLRSFCIAAKCLSFKHAASQLFLTPSAVSHQIKQLEDQLGTQLFKRQTRSIELTSAGKQFYKSVYPIITNLEQTIADFTNNQQNKTITISLPEFFASELFVPKLSEWAELNPDINLQLETVKSASQTPASADLSIVLANGKPNGSVVHELFPIRYVPACNKKLYRKWAAHGEEALSSVPLILHQARPWSWHQWADKNDVPNFDPKQIIQFDSMFGVARAAQQGMGIALVPMPISKAWFSEQLLVKLFDQELVTNDKYFLIQHEDIESAAELTTFANWVKDNFAD
- a CDS encoding nuclear transport factor 2 family protein, encoding MTTNSTHAANAPLSQDEAQVRSAIYSFSALADQSAFEYLGTLFANQVSLDYTELFGGEVHTISNQALMQQWAGFLPGFDTTFHELSNMRVVMEQGETDWHSAQVTVDFTASHWLGDSGFWAISGVYQFTLSKVDGHWAISHVKLFAKNESGSREVLAKVDTLAAKKLAAKRQLLVNID
- a CDS encoding EAL domain-containing protein, whose translation is MSKSVWLRYSLIGSLLLIMLATGFAAMQHLMSLDTRSMNQTLPAIKVNSSYFIDKNNTLTAGEVVNGEAAFIHAQPNDIPFALGESAYWVKFSLNNQRNQDASLVLHIDNAMLSQVNVFQINDQAGQSLKALNQSTLIATAFPHLKIELPARASRQLLIKLKAGGPPDIPLIWYQAAQFETKQSLTRLLFGAAIGVLTVIALYNLVIFTAIRDKVYLIYIGYLIAAFFVLATVNGYGYLLFSAQIQNVLNYYSLFFHYCLLGFLVLFTLYFLKFDKDKSKLLTIGHYSVWALLVLSFAGFALPHGLRANIFFSLVPIFYAYSITLVVIKLRKEFGWARFYVISWVPLLIGAAIQPLVLLNVIEYSFVLRNAFLIAVMCEVTLMSFALAERMRRHEAERMIEISYHPSSGIPRKSTLERALSRLMTSPQAKLSVLVIKPEHIERVALYVNDAMNTELFKRLYQKLTPLFAYNDAIEPIGMKGEKIALVSGNSLAIVVNQHTNQQSLTTLVSSINTLVEEAYRIADLQIPLQANVGVANYPEHGHLPFVLVNKALLALPDAENNTSKWAIFAEHQSDTSGYRLKLAADIHAAIEQGQFELYHQPQVDLKTMRVCGSECLIRWYRDGDEETEAGFVPPTLFIPVAEDMGLINKLTRWVIKQAIAQHSILLAQGYKHHMISINISGKDISAEGFYEYVAEAIEAAEIAANKVVFELTESATITNNAQALAAIEQLTELGVTISIDDFGTGYASMAYVSELPFKELKVDRQFVQNVGDDKKRKTIAETTVRMAKGLGLEVVAEGINSQQDEDLLRKFGCDIGQGYFYAKPMAFDDYLHWLTEEVNGRSPAPLEGEFISKHSV
- a CDS encoding YebC/PmpR family DNA-binding transcriptional regulator; this translates as MGRAFQNRKESMAKTAGQKTKVYSKYGKAIYAIAKSGGVDPDGNLALRSLIDKAKKDQVPTHVIDKAIDKASGAGGEDYAEARYEGFGPGNCMVIIDCLTDNGNRTIKDVRQCFTKTNSKIGSTGTVSHMFDHQAVFAFKGEDDETVLENLMMADIDVTDVELEDGIITVYAPHTEFFKIKTEFANSMPEFDLEVEEITWVPQTYTDIEGEEDIANFDKFIAMLEDCDDVQNIYHNADVKRS
- a CDS encoding helix-turn-helix transcriptional regulator gives rise to the protein MKSQLQFIQADTEQTSDCGNVLDIELSSHQLEWSGVILEKGTSPHFYPQNVYTPYFYFALALDEDLHWQAGEKSSVITLKTAPGNIWINPPNTPFTHTIAEPCYFVILAVEASVFFAHCPLNLDQEKLSFLNNYNVLDDTIKGIMELFLLEVSAQGRNGKVYLKQLLALLSTHYIQHYSNYLDLQNTQQQQSKFDQSHVDKVTDYINAHMGEHISVDDLAELLKCSKFYFLREFKKCTGLTPYQYLMNLRLTKSKDLLSHAQANIADVAQRLGFTDQAHFTRAFKSHFALTPGQFLKTVK
- a CDS encoding alpha/beta hydrolase; translation: MQNIQLKTKVGELAANLCLPQNANQGSEKLPVVIVTGAWTTVKEQMPAVYARALAEQGYAALTFDFRGWGESTDKTQYLEDPQRKIADIQAVIDAVQEVGDEFTFVDTKRIAGLGICASAGYMLDAVLANEGIKTVAVVAPWLHDKTLATAIYGGEENVNALLAAAQNAEQSELLVTIEAASLTNQSALMYQAPYYTETDRGLIPAYDNLFNVASWQGWLNYDALQNAEAQDKPVLMVASDAMALPAGTKQYLDKAGANVQAIWLDGISQFDFYDQPSAVTQALQAIDTHFSKHL